Proteins encoded by one window of Enterococcus faecalis:
- the nrdI gene encoding class Ib ribonucleoside-diphosphate reductase assembly flavoprotein NrdI: MKLVYFSVTGQTRRFIKKLDLPAYELEPANPFFEINEPFILVIPTYDAEITEVVNDFLDYKSNQELLVGVAGGGNRNFAELFVYTAKDIARDYHVPLLYSFEFSGTDEDVETFKKVVEEIESKRN; the protein is encoded by the coding sequence ATGAAACTTGTTTATTTTTCAGTCACCGGTCAAACAAGGCGCTTTATTAAAAAATTGGATTTGCCTGCTTATGAACTTGAGCCAGCGAATCCTTTTTTTGAAATAAATGAGCCTTTTATTCTTGTCATTCCTACCTATGATGCAGAAATTACAGAGGTAGTGAATGACTTTCTTGATTATAAAAGTAATCAAGAACTGTTAGTTGGTGTAGCTGGTGGGGGCAACCGTAATTTTGCTGAATTATTTGTCTATACCGCCAAAGATATTGCCCGCGATTATCACGTTCCGCTTCTATACTCCTTTGAGTTTAGCGGAACAGACGAAGACGTGGAGACCTTTAAGAAAGTAGTGGAAGAAATTGAGTCTAAAAGAAATTAA
- a CDS encoding ferrous iron transport protein A, translating into MITLAQAEVGKVYTVESVQADVQTKKHLNNLGVVAGQAVVLVNYQNQNGIVLLHNSRIALTDTILQAIHVEERSANEKVWVSLDTLKVGERATIVGIHGQGAVKRRLMDMGLTKGTVIFIRKVAPLADPIEINVRGYELTLRKSEAELILVEKEESE; encoded by the coding sequence ATGATTACGTTAGCGCAGGCAGAAGTTGGGAAAGTCTATACAGTCGAAAGCGTCCAAGCAGATGTTCAGACAAAGAAACATCTGAACAATTTAGGTGTCGTTGCAGGCCAAGCAGTTGTCCTTGTCAATTATCAGAATCAAAATGGTATTGTTTTATTACATAATAGTCGAATTGCGCTGACAGATACGATTTTACAAGCGATTCATGTGGAGGAGCGCTCGGCGAATGAGAAAGTTTGGGTCTCCTTAGATACCTTGAAAGTTGGAGAACGCGCTACAATAGTAGGGATCCACGGACAAGGAGCGGTGAAACGTCGGTTGATGGACATGGGCTTAACAAAAGGAACAGTAATTTTTATTCGCAAAGTAGCTCCTTTAGCTGATCCAATTGAAATCAATGTACGTGGCTACGAACTAACGTTACGAAAAAGTGAAGCGGAACTAATCTTGGTTGAAAAGGAGGAAAGCGAATGA
- a CDS encoding TPM domain-containing protein, with translation MDKKVEKIQEKVRLFYKKHQRNTTIVVVISLSMILILGMAAWYEGKGISYEAKQTALREKQHALQKKRDDILAGKMTEASTQTTINNFSKQEITGENELVTITGTNGQLNINDANIYVSDNAGIVSNQLKQKMFQLNQQLLENANGAQFMLITVPALPSGESVESYSNKIANQLGVGDREKNNGVVFLMAIEDRESRLEVGYGLESILTDSYADDIINNEEVKEAFRDEDYNTGLNKIIDQVSAAINSKTAQVDNELTNIQTELNTNTTKRNVLLMASIAGMLICAVYILQILRTRKLVKKMYQDYLNCLPTKAVLNNSEQTKKVLNKMKKTSFYCLYLNGATLFATKGKIRRATKRGSLLSIYPNAKKQSFGRLLVGDTLYSYDGSVLTYAYLNSQYNPSNHSSSGSSSGGSFGGGSFGGGGASGSW, from the coding sequence TTGGATAAAAAAGTCGAAAAAATTCAAGAAAAAGTTCGTTTGTTTTATAAAAAGCATCAGCGGAATACAACGATTGTTGTGGTAATTAGTTTAAGTATGATTTTAATATTAGGAATGGCTGCTTGGTATGAAGGAAAGGGAATCTCTTATGAAGCAAAACAAACTGCACTGAGAGAGAAGCAACATGCCTTACAAAAAAAGAGAGACGATATTTTAGCAGGGAAAATGACTGAAGCGTCAACCCAGACAACAATAAATAACTTTTCTAAACAAGAAATAACTGGTGAAAATGAATTAGTGACAATTACTGGAACGAATGGGCAGTTGAACATTAATGATGCTAATATCTATGTTTCAGATAATGCAGGTATTGTCTCAAATCAACTTAAACAGAAAATGTTTCAATTGAATCAACAATTGTTGGAAAATGCGAATGGCGCACAATTTATGCTTATTACCGTTCCTGCGTTACCTAGTGGGGAATCTGTTGAATCTTACAGCAATAAGATTGCTAATCAATTAGGTGTAGGGGATCGTGAAAAAAATAATGGTGTGGTTTTTCTAATGGCAATTGAGGATCGCGAGTCTCGCTTGGAAGTTGGATATGGCTTAGAGAGTATTTTAACGGATAGCTATGCGGATGATATTATTAATAATGAAGAAGTAAAAGAGGCTTTTAGAGACGAGGATTATAATACAGGTCTCAATAAAATTATTGATCAAGTATCGGCTGCAATCAATTCAAAAACCGCACAAGTGGATAATGAATTAACAAATATACAAACAGAGTTAAACACTAACACAACGAAAAGAAATGTTCTTTTAATGGCAAGTATTGCTGGGATGCTCATTTGTGCTGTTTATATTTTACAAATTTTAAGAACAAGAAAACTTGTTAAAAAAATGTATCAAGATTATTTGAATTGTTTACCAACAAAGGCTGTCCTAAATAACTCAGAACAGACAAAGAAAGTATTAAATAAGATGAAAAAGACTTCTTTTTATTGTTTATATCTTAATGGAGCAACGTTATTTGCCACAAAAGGGAAAATAAGACGTGCCACTAAGCGTGGTTCTTTACTAAGTATATATCCAAATGCAAAAAAACAATCTTTTGGGCGTTTATTAGTAGGAGATACTTTATATAGTTATGATGGTAGTGTTTTGACGTATGCTTATTTAAACTCACAATACAATCCGTCTAATCATAGTAGTTCTGGTAGCAGCAGTGGTGGTTCATTCGGTGGCGGCTCATTCGGCGGTGGCGGTGCCTCAGGAAGTTGGTAA
- the nrdE gene encoding class 1b ribonucleoside-diphosphate reductase subunit alpha — MSLKEIKDVSYFKLNNEINRPVDGQIPLNKDKEALAAFFKENVEPNTRKFSSAEEKINFLMKEDFIETEFIEKYSMDFIEKLYAFLDEQHFQFKSFMAAYKFYSQYALKNNAGTEYLETYEDRVAFNALYFADGDEELALTLADEMIHQRYQPATPSFLNAGRKRRGELVSCFLVQVTDDMNSIGRSINSALQLSRIGGGVGITLSNLREAGAPIKGYDGAASGVVPVMKLFEDSFSYSNQLGQRQGAGVVYLNVFHPDIEMFLSAKKENADEKIRVKTLSLGVIVPDKFYELTRNNEDMYLFSPYSVEREYGVPYSYVDITKEYDNLVANPNIRKRKIKARDLENEISKLQQESGYPYIINIDTANKNNPIDGKIIMSNLCSEILQVQTPSVINGKQEYEVLGTDISCNLGSTNIVNLMESPDFGKSVRAMTRALTFVTDASEIDVVPTIQNGNRLSHTIGLGAMGLHTFFAKNHMEYGSEESLDFTDIYFMLLNYWTLMESNQIAKERNQVFHNFEKSDYASGAYFDKYIEGNFTPKFDKVKEIFKDIQIPTAEDWAALRDAVKKDGLYHQNRLAVAPNGSISYINDTSASIHPITRMIEERQEKKIGKIYYPAPYLANDTIPYYTSAYDMDMRKVIDVYATAQQHVDQGMSLTLFMRSEIPEGLYEWKETPKQTTRDLNILRHYAFNKGIKSIYYIRTFTDDAEEIGSNQCESCVI; from the coding sequence TTGAGTCTAAAAGAAATTAAAGATGTCAGCTATTTCAAACTGAATAACGAGATTAACCGTCCTGTTGATGGTCAAATCCCTTTAAATAAAGATAAAGAAGCACTCGCAGCCTTCTTTAAAGAAAATGTAGAACCGAATACACGTAAATTCAGCTCTGCTGAAGAAAAAATCAACTTTTTAATGAAAGAAGATTTTATTGAAACTGAATTCATCGAAAAATATTCAATGGACTTTATTGAAAAATTATATGCTTTCTTAGATGAACAACATTTCCAATTCAAGTCTTTCATGGCGGCTTATAAATTTTATTCTCAATACGCTTTAAAGAACAACGCCGGAACAGAGTATTTAGAAACATATGAAGATCGTGTTGCCTTTAATGCCTTGTATTTTGCGGATGGCGATGAAGAGTTGGCTTTAACATTGGCGGATGAAATGATCCACCAACGGTATCAACCAGCCACACCTTCTTTCTTAAACGCTGGGCGTAAACGTCGAGGTGAATTGGTTTCTTGTTTCTTAGTTCAAGTAACAGATGATATGAACAGCATTGGGCGTTCAATTAATTCTGCCCTTCAATTATCACGAATCGGCGGTGGCGTAGGAATTACTCTTTCAAACTTACGTGAAGCGGGCGCACCAATCAAAGGTTATGATGGCGCAGCAAGTGGTGTTGTCCCTGTTATGAAATTATTTGAAGATAGCTTTAGCTACTCTAACCAACTAGGTCAACGTCAAGGTGCTGGTGTGGTTTATCTAAACGTCTTCCATCCAGATATTGAAATGTTCTTATCTGCTAAAAAAGAAAACGCTGATGAAAAAATCCGTGTAAAAACGTTGTCTCTTGGTGTTATTGTTCCAGATAAATTTTACGAATTAACGCGTAACAACGAAGATATGTATTTATTTAGTCCTTATAGTGTGGAACGTGAATATGGTGTGCCTTATTCCTATGTAGATATCACAAAAGAATATGATAACCTAGTGGCCAATCCAAACATACGTAAACGTAAAATTAAAGCCCGTGACTTAGAAAATGAAATTTCTAAATTACAACAAGAATCTGGCTATCCTTATATCATCAATATTGATACAGCTAACAAAAACAATCCGATTGATGGCAAGATTATCATGAGTAACTTATGTTCTGAAATTCTTCAAGTTCAAACGCCTTCTGTTATTAATGGGAAACAAGAATATGAAGTTTTAGGAACAGATATTAGTTGTAACTTAGGTTCAACTAACATTGTTAATTTAATGGAAAGTCCTGACTTTGGAAAATCTGTCCGCGCTATGACGCGTGCGTTAACTTTTGTAACAGATGCTTCTGAAATTGATGTCGTGCCAACTATCCAAAATGGAAATCGTTTAAGCCATACAATCGGACTAGGCGCAATGGGCTTACACACCTTCTTCGCTAAAAATCATATGGAATACGGCTCTGAAGAATCATTAGACTTTACAGACATTTATTTCATGTTATTAAATTACTGGACTTTAATGGAAAGTAATCAAATTGCGAAAGAACGTAACCAAGTCTTCCATAATTTTGAAAAATCAGATTATGCTTCTGGTGCTTACTTCGATAAATATATTGAAGGCAACTTTACACCAAAATTTGATAAAGTGAAAGAAATCTTCAAAGACATTCAGATTCCAACGGCTGAAGATTGGGCTGCGTTACGCGATGCTGTGAAAAAAGATGGTCTTTATCATCAAAATCGTTTAGCCGTAGCGCCAAATGGTTCAATTTCATATATTAATGATACTAGTGCCAGCATTCATCCAATTACTCGCATGATTGAAGAACGTCAAGAGAAGAAAATTGGTAAGATTTACTATCCAGCGCCTTATTTAGCTAATGATACAATCCCTTACTATACTTCTGCTTACGACATGGATATGCGCAAAGTGATTGATGTCTACGCAACAGCGCAACAACACGTTGATCAAGGAATGAGTTTAACCTTGTTTATGCGTTCAGAAATCCCTGAAGGCTTGTATGAATGGAAAGAAACACCAAAACAAACAACCCGTGACTTGAACATTTTACGTCATTATGCGTTCAACAAAGGGATTAAATCAATTTACTATATTCGTACATTTACAGATGATGCTGAAGAAATTGGCAGCAATCAATGTGAGTCTTGCGTGATTTAA
- the nrdF gene encoding class 1b ribonucleoside-diphosphate reductase subunit beta yields MATYYEAINWNAIEDVIDKSTWEKLTEQFWLDTRIPLSNDLDDWRTLSDLEKTTVGYVFGGLTLLDTVQSESGMDQLRNDVRTPHEEAVLNNIQFMESVHAKSYSSIFSTLNTKKEIDDIFEWTNTNKHLQYKAERINEIYKNGTPLEKKIASVFLETFLFYSGFYTPLYYLGNNKLANVAEIIKLIIRDESVHGTYIGYKFQLGFNELPEDEQDKLKDWMYNLLYELYENEERYTEELYDDLGWTEEVKTFLRYNANKALMNLGMDPLFADTANDVNPIVMNGISTGTSNHDFFSQVGNGYLLGTVEAMKDDDYLYGLDK; encoded by the coding sequence ATGGCAACGTATTATGAAGCAATTAACTGGAACGCCATTGAAGACGTCATTGATAAATCCACTTGGGAAAAATTAACCGAACAATTTTGGTTAGATACACGGATTCCGTTATCCAATGACTTAGATGATTGGCGGACTCTTTCCGATTTAGAAAAAACTACTGTCGGCTACGTTTTCGGCGGTTTAACTTTATTAGATACTGTTCAATCAGAAAGCGGCATGGATCAACTGAGAAATGATGTGCGGACGCCCCATGAAGAAGCCGTCTTAAATAACATCCAATTCATGGAATCTGTCCATGCCAAAAGTTATTCTTCTATCTTCAGTACATTAAATACAAAAAAAGAGATTGATGATATTTTTGAGTGGACAAATACCAACAAACATCTGCAATATAAAGCAGAACGGATTAACGAAATTTATAAAAACGGCACTCCGTTAGAGAAAAAAATTGCTAGTGTATTTTTAGAAACGTTTTTATTCTATTCTGGGTTTTACACTCCTCTTTACTATTTAGGAAACAATAAACTAGCGAACGTCGCTGAAATTATTAAATTGATTATCCGTGATGAATCAGTGCACGGCACGTATATTGGCTATAAATTCCAATTAGGATTTAATGAATTACCAGAAGATGAGCAAGATAAACTAAAAGACTGGATGTATAATTTACTTTACGAATTGTACGAAAACGAAGAACGTTATACAGAAGAATTATATGATGACTTAGGTTGGACCGAAGAAGTAAAAACCTTTTTACGTTACAACGCCAACAAAGCTTTAATGAACTTAGGTATGGATCCCTTATTTGCGGATACAGCCAATGATGTGAACCCGATTGTAATGAATGGTATTTCGACAGGAACTAGCAACCATGACTTCTTCTCCCAAGTAGGAAATGGCTATTTACTAGGAACAGTTGAAGCCATGAAAGATGATGACTATCTTTACGGTTTAGATAAATAG
- a CDS encoding LCP family protein, with protein sequence MKLWKKVVLGFLSVLLVVVAGVCAYGIKMYSDANSTINGIYQSVNRKSNKGATANIDAQEPFSVLLMGIDTGDLGRTEQGRSDTTMVVTINPKENKSTMISLDRDILTDIVGNDTQDKLNHAYAFGGAEMAINTVQELLDIPIHHYVSINMKGLKDLIDAVGGIEVDNTIGEFTLDGITVPAGKIKLDGTTGLAYARMRHEDPEGDVGRQRRQREVVEKIVRKVMSFDGVSKYRKILDAVEANVKTDLTWDDMMDIQSKYLSAFKTIDSEQLQGYSATIDDIYYQVLDPNSLYKTQTTLRKQLGLKEHASEREKDLAFYNQFSYAVTDTALIGESGDSSVNSSTSSSSTADTTAGQTEYNGNTQQAAEGAYDPNTYVDPNTYTDPNAYADPNTYVDPDAPQY encoded by the coding sequence ATGAAACTATGGAAAAAAGTAGTACTGGGCTTCTTGAGCGTCTTGCTAGTGGTAGTAGCTGGGGTATGTGCTTACGGGATTAAGATGTATTCAGATGCCAATTCAACAATTAATGGGATCTATCAATCAGTTAACCGTAAGTCCAATAAAGGAGCCACGGCTAATATTGATGCGCAAGAACCATTCTCTGTTCTTTTAATGGGGATTGACACAGGCGATTTAGGCCGAACAGAACAAGGTCGTTCAGATACTACAATGGTTGTAACCATCAACCCGAAAGAAAACAAGTCCACAATGATCAGTTTGGATAGAGATATTCTAACAGATATTGTTGGAAATGACACACAAGACAAATTGAACCATGCCTATGCATTTGGTGGCGCCGAAATGGCGATTAATACAGTCCAAGAATTACTGGATATTCCCATCCATCATTATGTATCCATCAATATGAAAGGGTTAAAAGACCTGATTGATGCGGTAGGCGGTATTGAAGTAGATAATACGATTGGTGAATTTACGTTGGACGGTATTACTGTTCCAGCAGGTAAAATCAAGTTAGATGGCACGACAGGTTTGGCTTATGCGCGGATGCGTCACGAAGATCCTGAAGGAGATGTGGGTCGTCAACGCCGCCAACGAGAAGTTGTTGAGAAAATTGTGCGCAAAGTCATGAGTTTTGACGGTGTTTCAAAATATCGAAAAATTCTTGATGCTGTTGAAGCCAATGTAAAAACAGACTTAACTTGGGATGACATGATGGACATCCAATCAAAATATTTGTCTGCCTTTAAAACAATTGACTCTGAACAATTACAAGGATACAGTGCAACTATTGATGATATTTATTATCAAGTCCTAGATCCAAATAGTTTATACAAAACACAAACAACACTTAGAAAACAACTTGGTTTAAAAGAACATGCTTCTGAACGTGAAAAAGATTTAGCCTTTTATAATCAGTTTAGCTATGCTGTTACAGATACTGCACTGATTGGTGAATCTGGTGATTCAAGTGTCAATAGCTCTACTAGTTCGAGTAGCACAGCGGACACCACAGCCGGACAAACAGAATACAACGGCAATACGCAACAAGCAGCAGAAGGAGCCTATGATCCGAATACGTACGTTGACCCAAATACGTACACAGATCCAAACGCTTATGCTGATCCAAATACGTATGTGGATCCCGACGCACCACAATATTAA
- the nagB gene encoding glucosamine-6-phosphate deaminase, with protein MQIIRVANAEEGGKKAFELIKEGMNNGAKVLGLATGSTPETLYKEMTASDVDFTEMTSVNLDEYVGLGGEDEQSYRYFMNKHLFDKKPFKETFVPNGKAEDLDAASAEYEKIIDAHPVDIQILGIGQNGHIGFNEPGTPLDSLTHVVELTESTINANKRYFDKVEDVPTRAVSMGIGSIMKGKKMILMAYGEAKAEAIKGMIDGPVTTDMPASALQNHQDVVIIIDDAAASKL; from the coding sequence ATGCAAATTATCCGTGTAGCAAATGCAGAAGAAGGCGGCAAAAAAGCGTTTGAATTAATTAAAGAAGGTATGAACAATGGTGCGAAAGTTTTAGGCTTAGCAACAGGTAGTACACCAGAAACATTATATAAAGAAATGACAGCAAGTGATGTCGACTTTACAGAAATGACTTCTGTAAACTTAGATGAATATGTTGGTTTAGGTGGCGAAGATGAGCAAAGTTACCGTTATTTCATGAACAAACACTTATTTGACAAAAAACCATTTAAAGAAACATTTGTACCAAATGGTAAAGCAGAAGATTTAGATGCTGCTTCCGCAGAATATGAAAAAATTATCGATGCACATCCAGTAGATATCCAAATCTTAGGTATTGGTCAAAATGGACACATTGGTTTCAACGAACCAGGCACACCTCTAGATAGCTTAACACATGTCGTTGAGTTGACTGAATCAACAATCAACGCAAACAAACGTTATTTTGACAAAGTAGAAGATGTCCCAACACGTGCTGTTTCTATGGGGATTGGCTCAATCATGAAAGGTAAAAAAATGATTTTAATGGCTTATGGCGAAGCAAAAGCAGAGGCCATTAAAGGAATGATTGACGGACCAGTAACAACAGACATGCCAGCAAGTGCATTACAAAACCATCAAGATGTTGTTATAATCATTGATGATGCAGCTGCAAGTAAATTATAA
- a CDS encoding MgtC/SapB family protein, whose protein sequence is MLQLTIPEIILRLVLAMVMGGAIGFERQYKNRPAGMRTHILVCMGAAIIALIQSQIAINALKDALANPALTGVIRSDQARLIAQVVSGIGFLGAGTIIVTKQSVTGLTTAASLWTVAGLGIAVGMGYYTIALTSFIGVLFALTIVKRIIHVPTIKKLEIRYQHKQETKEFINQYFEEKHIEIYDVNFNVSWVDDTKIYTNIYTIDLPKGLTYADVIEDLSVSNNVTKLRLINV, encoded by the coding sequence ATGTTACAGCTAACAATTCCAGAAATTATTTTACGGTTAGTCCTAGCGATGGTGATGGGTGGCGCAATTGGTTTTGAAAGACAATATAAGAATCGCCCAGCAGGGATGCGCACTCACATTTTAGTTTGTATGGGCGCGGCTATTATTGCGTTAATTCAGTCGCAAATTGCAATCAATGCATTGAAAGATGCGTTAGCTAATCCGGCTTTGACGGGGGTCATTCGTTCAGATCAAGCAAGGTTGATCGCACAAGTTGTAAGTGGAATCGGCTTTTTAGGTGCTGGAACCATCATTGTAACGAAACAAAGTGTCACCGGATTGACGACAGCAGCGTCACTATGGACCGTTGCTGGTTTAGGGATCGCGGTGGGCATGGGCTACTATACGATTGCCTTAACAAGTTTTATCGGTGTATTATTTGCCTTAACCATTGTCAAACGAATTATTCACGTACCAACAATCAAAAAATTAGAAATTCGCTATCAACATAAACAAGAAACCAAAGAATTTATTAATCAGTATTTTGAAGAAAAACATATTGAAATTTATGATGTGAATTTCAATGTTTCTTGGGTAGATGATACAAAAATCTATACGAATATCTATACTATTGATTTGCCTAAAGGCCTAACGTATGCCGATGTTATCGAAGATCTATCTGTTTCAAATAATGTAACAAAATTACGATTGATTAATGTGTAG
- the dapF gene encoding diaminopimelate epimerase — MNVMMQKVHGSENDFFLLDETQFERSLTAEEIEQLRIQLCSRETGLLAGADGLLLVGEGTHGTSNARMRVINSDGSEASMCGNGLRTVARYLAEKNQEKSFTVETMFADLKVRQAPSLAEEVATYQVEISPVSFEAVTIPMHLGVQTLIDEIVPALSNTIRFTAVAVPNPHLVAFVDHETLNGPEFERIATYVNNENPYFPEGINVSFVEILGKNQLFVRTYERGVGFTSACGTAMCASSLLYTLLKDGVFYEEITVKNAGGMVKTVVHETSDDSYWMELIGNATITHLIEGSLTDLLNGAFEKITITETNEQKHYQEFLQTLSQK, encoded by the coding sequence ATGAATGTTATGATGCAAAAAGTACACGGGTCAGAAAATGATTTCTTTTTATTGGATGAAACACAGTTTGAGCGTTCTTTAACCGCTGAGGAAATTGAGCAATTACGCATCCAGTTATGTTCGCGGGAAACAGGATTATTGGCGGGAGCAGATGGGTTACTTTTGGTAGGAGAAGGGACTCACGGCACGTCCAATGCTAGAATGCGAGTGATTAACAGCGATGGTAGTGAAGCAAGCATGTGCGGGAACGGCTTGCGTACGGTTGCCCGTTATTTAGCTGAAAAAAACCAAGAAAAATCATTTACAGTTGAAACAATGTTTGCAGATTTGAAAGTACGTCAAGCCCCCAGTTTAGCTGAAGAAGTAGCGACTTACCAAGTGGAAATTTCGCCAGTAAGTTTTGAAGCAGTCACTATCCCAATGCATTTAGGGGTCCAAACATTAATTGATGAAATCGTACCAGCCTTATCTAACACCATTCGCTTTACAGCGGTAGCAGTGCCTAATCCGCACCTTGTAGCATTTGTGGATCACGAAACCTTAAATGGTCCAGAATTTGAACGAATCGCTACCTATGTAAATAATGAAAATCCGTATTTTCCAGAAGGGATAAATGTGAGTTTTGTTGAAATTCTTGGCAAAAATCAACTATTTGTTCGAACGTATGAACGTGGTGTAGGTTTTACAAGTGCTTGTGGGACAGCTATGTGCGCAAGTAGTTTACTTTATACGTTATTGAAAGATGGTGTTTTTTATGAAGAAATAACCGTCAAAAATGCTGGAGGTATGGTGAAAACAGTCGTCCACGAAACGTCTGATGACAGTTATTGGATGGAATTAATTGGGAATGCCACGATTACGCATTTGATTGAAGGATCACTGACTGATTTACTAAATGGTGCATTTGAGAAAATAACTATCACTGAAACGAATGAACAGAAACATTATCAAGAATTTCTGCAAACACTTTCTCAAAAATAA
- a CDS encoding redoxin NrdH: MNVKIFSKNNCIQCKMAKRFLSENNIAFEEINIDAQPDAIDWLKEQGFQSVPVITSEATTVVGFRPDQLKQLAS, from the coding sequence ATGAACGTAAAAATCTTTTCAAAAAATAACTGTATCCAATGTAAAATGGCGAAACGTTTCCTAAGTGAAAATAACATCGCTTTTGAAGAAATCAATATCGACGCACAACCAGATGCTATCGACTGGTTAAAAGAACAAGGGTTCCAAAGCGTACCGGTAATCACATCTGAAGCAACAACCGTTGTTGGCTTCCGTCCAGACCAATTAAAACAATTGGCTAGCTAA
- a CDS encoding superoxide dismutase has protein sequence MTYTLPELPYAYDALEPYIDVETMHLHHDKHHNTYVTNLNAAIEKHPELGEKSVEDLISDMNAIPEDIRTAVRNNGGGHANHTFFWEIMAPNAGGQPTGAIKEAIDETFGSFDEMKAAFKTAATGRFGSGWAWLVVNNGKLEITSTPNQDSPLMDGQTPVLGLDVWEHAYYLKYKNVRPDYIEAFWNVVNWDKVNELFAAAK, from the coding sequence ATGACTTACACATTACCAGAATTACCATATGCTTATGATGCATTAGAACCTTACATTGACGTGGAAACAATGCACTTACACCATGATAAACACCACAACACTTATGTGACTAACTTAAACGCAGCGATTGAAAAACATCCAGAATTAGGCGAAAAATCTGTAGAAGACCTAATTTCAGATATGAATGCTATTCCTGAAGATATCCGTACAGCCGTTCGTAACAATGGTGGCGGTCACGCAAACCATACATTCTTCTGGGAAATTATGGCACCAAATGCTGGTGGACAACCAACTGGCGCTATTAAAGAAGCAATCGATGAAACATTTGGTAGCTTTGATGAAATGAAAGCTGCTTTCAAAACAGCTGCAACTGGCCGCTTTGGTTCAGGTTGGGCTTGGTTAGTTGTGAATAACGGTAAATTAGAAATCACTTCAACACCAAACCAAGATTCACCATTAATGGATGGCCAAACACCTGTTTTAGGTCTTGACGTTTGGGAACATGCGTATTACTTAAAATATAAAAACGTTCGTCCAGATTACATTGAAGCATTCTGGAACGTTGTTAACTGGGATAAAGTAAACGAACTTTTTGCAGCAGCAAAATAA
- a CDS encoding LemA family protein — translation MNKKNKFLSIIVVVVVIIGAFVMKAYNQLITLDNKVEAEWSQVENVMQRRADLIPNLVSSVQGSMTQEKEVLKEITEARKAYAGAKSSSEKGQANEQIEKGLGNFVTVLNEDYPKLASSENVKTLMTQLEGSENRISVERRNYIQAVETYNQQISKFPDKIIAKLLGFEKKTNYVATEQGKEVPQVEFK, via the coding sequence ATGAATAAAAAAAATAAATTTCTTAGTATTATTGTTGTTGTCGTTGTGATTATTGGTGCATTTGTGATGAAAGCTTATAATCAATTGATTACTTTAGATAATAAAGTCGAAGCAGAATGGTCACAAGTAGAGAATGTAATGCAAAGACGTGCTGATTTAATTCCTAATCTTGTCAGTAGTGTTCAAGGCAGTATGACTCAAGAAAAAGAAGTTTTAAAAGAAATAACGGAAGCACGTAAAGCATACGCAGGAGCAAAATCTTCTTCTGAAAAAGGGCAAGCAAATGAGCAAATTGAAAAAGGATTAGGTAATTTTGTTACAGTATTGAATGAAGATTACCCAAAGTTAGCTTCTTCTGAAAATGTCAAAACCTTAATGACTCAATTAGAAGGATCTGAAAATCGAATTTCTGTTGAACGCCGTAACTATATACAAGCTGTTGAAACATATAACCAACAGATTTCAAAATTCCCTGATAAAATAATTGCAAAACTTTTAGGATTTGAGAAGAAAACTAACTATGTTGCGACAGAGCAGGGAAAAGAAGTACCACAAGTGGAATTTAAATAA